A window of the Fuscovulum sp. genome harbors these coding sequences:
- a CDS encoding calcium-binding protein yields MTIYLGGNRLPAVPLYGHLQIVRAGRELEVQPSDGFLGEWTENSFWAFQNRSVNGTGAGGYSNTPGYGVWGLYAQVALDIGDRSDADVWRVLAAATVQFTAQMNLSIPYNAVAPAFNSNSFITTLLSIIGIEVAEYIGGASPAEVFDPVTGSTLYFLSFPGAGNNALDYPEYSPDFRLFGGASNDIIRTGFGDDTINGGAGDDSLSGAAGNDSLNGTTGNDILDGGEGDDWLHGGVDADLLDGGLGSDTLDGAAGNDTLLGIDGSDTLTGGAGADLLDGGEAADRLDAGSGNDTLRFDEDDFIFGGAGRDVAYMSAFPQSVTEQAVAVRGFALNMDEAGIEVLIAPAAFLGVGGDTITGIGANDMVAAGGGDDVMVIDRTTGSGPTILWGGEGADTFDFLLGQDRGRPLGIMVVNVDNLTEGNFASFDRSMISVPEGFRWGMIDAIIINPDAGDRIMADGVLQGTSVQQHLITHRYRLRDGQEETQLVATRSYVAGSLDPDVPGGIAGNYDVRFLGGGVQEVFGAAATPYHVNFHRYESTEVEQAVTEAFGPRWWTGVLNPAEAQRVMASYGVDYLLEEHYVTNLNHVLAYTRGYGQAPAGRVIDGTPLGVPSIDALPAFTRADAFGPWFVLGGEFDGASLESLDRFRVTMPDAPLL; encoded by the coding sequence ATGACCATATATCTTGGTGGGAACCGTTTGCCTGCTGTGCCGCTGTACGGGCATTTGCAGATTGTCCGAGCGGGCCGTGAACTGGAAGTCCAACCCTCGGACGGTTTTCTGGGCGAATGGACGGAGAACAGCTTTTGGGCCTTTCAGAACAGGTCGGTGAACGGCACCGGGGCCGGAGGTTATTCGAATACACCCGGCTATGGCGTCTGGGGTCTTTATGCGCAGGTCGCCCTTGATATCGGTGATCGGAGCGACGCGGATGTCTGGCGGGTGTTGGCTGCCGCAACGGTGCAATTCACGGCACAGATGAACCTGTCCATCCCATACAATGCCGTCGCGCCTGCCTTTAACAGCAACAGCTTTATCACCACCCTGCTTTCGATCATCGGGATCGAGGTTGCAGAATATATCGGCGGGGCCTCACCTGCCGAGGTTTTCGATCCGGTGACGGGCAGCACGCTTTATTTTCTGAGCTTCCCGGGGGCCGGGAACAACGCGCTTGATTATCCTGAGTACTCTCCCGATTTCCGCCTGTTCGGCGGGGCGTCGAATGACATCATCCGAACCGGTTTCGGCGATGACACGATCAACGGAGGTGCGGGGGACGACTCGCTTTCCGGGGCCGCAGGAAATGACAGTCTGAACGGGACAACGGGCAATGACATCCTGGATGGCGGGGAGGGTGACGACTGGTTGCACGGGGGCGTTGATGCCGATCTGCTGGATGGGGGTCTTGGCAGCGATACGTTGGACGGTGCGGCGGGCAATGATACGCTGTTGGGAATCGATGGCAGCGATACCCTGACGGGTGGTGCCGGGGCCGATCTTCTGGATGGGGGAGAGGCGGCGGATCGGCTTGATGCCGGGTCGGGCAATGACACCCTTCGGTTTGATGAAGATGACTTCATCTTTGGCGGAGCCGGGCGCGACGTGGCCTATATGTCGGCTTTCCCGCAATCGGTGACGGAACAAGCCGTGGCTGTGCGTGGCTTTGCGCTGAACATGGATGAGGCCGGGATTGAAGTGCTGATCGCGCCTGCGGCTTTTCTTGGGGTGGGTGGCGATACGATCACCGGGATCGGCGCGAATGACATGGTCGCCGCCGGTGGCGGGGATGATGTGATGGTGATTGACCGCACCACGGGAAGCGGGCCGACGATCCTTTGGGGGGGTGAGGGGGCGGATACGTTCGACTTCCTGCTTGGGCAGGATCGGGGGCGGCCGCTGGGGATCATGGTGGTCAATGTCGACAATCTGACGGAGGGCAACTTTGCCTCGTTCGATCGTTCGATGATCTCGGTGCCGGAAGGGTTCCGTTGGGGGATGATCGACGCGATCATCATCAATCCCGATGCCGGGGATCGCATCATGGCGGATGGTGTGTTGCAGGGGACCAGCGTTCAGCAGCATCTTATCACCCACCGATACCGGCTTCGGGATGGGCAGGAGGAAACCCAACTGGTTGCGACGCGGTCCTATGTGGCGGGATCGCTGGATCCGGACGTTCCCGGTGGCATTGCGGGCAATTACGATGTCCGCTTTCTGGGCGGTGGGGTGCAGGAGGTTTTCGGCGCAGCGGCGACGCCCTATCATGTGAACTTCCATCGGTATGAGTCGACAGAGGTGGAACAGGCGGTGACCGAAGCCTTTGGGCCGCGCTGGTGGACGGGCGTTCTGAACCCTGCCGAAGCGCAGCGGGTGATGGCCTCCTATGGCGTCGATTATCTGCTCGAAGAGCATTACGTCACCAACCTGAACCATGTGCTGGCCTATACGCGGGGCTATGGGCAAGCGCCTGCCGGGCGCGTGATCGACGGCACGCCGCTGGGCGTTCCCTCGATCGACGCGCTGCCTGCGTTCACGCGGGCGGATGCGTTCGGTCCGTGGTTCGTGCTGGGGGGCGAATTCGACGGCGCATCGCTGGAGTCGCTGGACCGGTTCCGCGTGACGATGCCGGACGCGCCCTTGCTTTGA
- a CDS encoding NADPH-dependent FMN reductase produces the protein MSNPKIALIIGSTRASRFADIPAQWMLAQAKARTDMDVELVDLRDFDLPLFDEVASNAWAPSQSPAAVKWQKKLAEFDGYIFVVAEYNRSITGALKNALDQAYVEWAKKPFTAMAYGSVGGTRAMEHLRLIGVELQMVPTRNAVHLGMGDFFKVHPGMGGSGNMADVEANLLPAATASLDDLVWWANATKAARG, from the coding sequence ATGAGCAATCCGAAAATCGCCCTTATCATCGGCTCTACCCGCGCGTCGCGCTTTGCTGACATTCCCGCCCAGTGGATGCTGGCGCAGGCGAAGGCCCGTACCGATATGGATGTCGAACTGGTCGACCTGCGCGACTTTGACCTGCCGCTGTTTGACGAGGTCGCCTCGAACGCTTGGGCGCCGTCGCAATCGCCCGCCGCGGTGAAGTGGCAGAAGAAGCTGGCCGAGTTCGACGGCTATATCTTTGTGGTGGCCGAATATAACCGCTCCATCACCGGCGCGCTGAAGAACGCGCTGGATCAGGCCTATGTCGAATGGGCGAAAAAGCCCTTTACGGCAATGGCTTATGGTTCGGTCGGCGGCACCCGCGCGATGGAGCATCTGCGCCTGATCGGCGTGGAACTTCAGATGGTTCCGACGCGCAACGCCGTGCATCTGGGCATGGGCGATTTCTTCAAGGTCCATCCGGGCATGGGCGGTTCGGGCAATATGGCCGATGTGGAGGCCAACCTGCTGCCCGCCGCAACGGCCTCGCTGGATGATCTGGTTTGGTGGGCGAACGCGACCAAAGCCGCGCGCGGCTGA
- the cobT gene encoding cobaltochelatase subunit CobT gives MTKPNDNPADPFKKALAEATRTMADDPEMTVSYSVDPPGMNREGVRLPQVSRRMTRDEVMLARGTADAFALRRKFHDDTVAARYAPQGNLAREIYEAMETARCEAVGARAMPGTAVNIDAKISHEADRKGYSQITSMQDAPLAVAAGYLVRHLATGRDMPKGAGNVMELWRGFIEEQAGGTLENVDHVLDDQAAFARLARKVISDLGYGDQLGDDPDQSDPDDQQGEAEEDQDSPDSAGEDEQDSDESEAAPERSQEEQQDQSQAQVTMEDSADMEQGDEAELPEGEAPLEPPPPAPYSDADPNYTVYTTDFDEEIRAEDLAEAAELERLRAYLDQQLEPLKGAVSRLANKLQRRLQAQQNRSWLFDLEEGTLDAGRLARVVANPTTPLSFKQEKDTEFRDTCVTLLLDNSGSMRGRPISIAAICADVLARTLERCSVKVEILGFTTRAWKGGQSRERWLAQGRPQGPGRLNDLRHIIYKSADAPWRRARPNLGLMMKEGLLKENIDGEALEWAHRRMMSRPEARKILMVISDGAPVDDSTLSVNPANFLEKHLRDVISMVERRRQVELIAIGIGHDVTRYYQRAVTITDVEQLAGAMTEQLAGLFEVDPKKRAKAGLRRAG, from the coding sequence ATGACCAAACCCAACGACAACCCCGCCGATCCCTTCAAGAAAGCGCTGGCCGAGGCCACACGCACGATGGCGGACGATCCCGAAATGACCGTGTCCTATTCGGTCGATCCGCCCGGGATGAACCGCGAAGGCGTGCGCCTGCCGCAGGTCTCCCGCCGCATGACCCGGGATGAGGTGATGCTGGCGCGCGGAACCGCCGATGCCTTCGCCCTGCGCCGCAAGTTCCACGATGACACGGTCGCCGCCCGCTATGCCCCCCAAGGCAACCTCGCCCGCGAGATTTATGAGGCGATGGAAACCGCAAGATGCGAGGCCGTGGGTGCCCGCGCCATGCCGGGCACCGCCGTCAACATCGACGCCAAGATCTCGCATGAGGCTGATCGCAAAGGATATTCCCAGATCACCAGCATGCAGGATGCCCCCTTGGCCGTGGCGGCGGGCTATCTTGTGCGCCATCTGGCGACGGGCCGCGACATGCCCAAAGGTGCCGGCAACGTCATGGAACTCTGGCGTGGCTTCATCGAAGAACAGGCCGGCGGCACCTTGGAAAACGTGGATCACGTGCTGGACGATCAGGCCGCCTTCGCCCGTCTTGCCCGCAAGGTGATTTCCGACCTCGGCTATGGCGATCAGCTGGGCGACGACCCGGATCAAAGCGATCCCGACGATCAGCAGGGCGAAGCCGAAGAAGATCAGGACAGCCCCGACAGCGCGGGCGAGGATGAACAGGACAGCGACGAATCCGAGGCCGCCCCCGAACGCAGCCAAGAGGAGCAGCAGGATCAGTCGCAGGCGCAGGTCACGATGGAAGACAGCGCCGATATGGAACAGGGCGATGAGGCAGAATTGCCCGAAGGCGAGGCCCCGCTAGAGCCGCCGCCCCCTGCCCCCTATTCCGATGCCGATCCGAACTACACCGTCTATACAACGGATTTCGATGAAGAAATCCGTGCCGAGGATCTGGCCGAGGCGGCCGAGTTGGAACGCCTGCGCGCCTATCTCGATCAGCAGTTGGAGCCCCTGAAAGGCGCGGTCAGCCGTCTGGCCAATAAGCTGCAACGCCGCCTTCAGGCGCAGCAGAACCGCTCATGGCTGTTCGATCTGGAGGAAGGCACACTGGATGCAGGCCGCTTGGCGCGGGTGGTGGCGAACCCCACCACGCCCCTGTCGTTCAAACAGGAAAAGGACACCGAATTCCGCGATACCTGCGTGACGCTGCTTCTGGATAATTCCGGATCCATGCGCGGGCGTCCGATCTCCATCGCCGCGATCTGCGCCGATGTGCTGGCGCGCACGCTGGAACGGTGCAGCGTCAAGGTGGAAATCCTCGGCTTCACCACCCGCGCCTGGAAAGGCGGGCAGTCGCGCGAACGCTGGCTGGCGCAGGGTCGCCCGCAGGGGCCGGGCCGCCTGAACGATCTGCGCCATATCATCTACAAATCCGCCGATGCGCCTTGGCGGCGCGCGCGGCCCAATCTGGGTCTGATGATGAAAGAAGGCCTTTTGAAGGAAAACATCGATGGCGAGGCGCTGGAATGGGCGCATCGCCGCATGATGTCCCGGCCCGAGGCGCGCAAGATCCTGATGGTCATTTCCGACGGTGCACCGGTGGACGACTCGACCCTGTCGGTCAACCCCGCGAATTTCCTGGAAAAACACCTGCGCGACGTGATCTCCATGGTGGAACGGCGGCGTCAGGTGGAACTGATCGCCATCGGCATCGGCCATGACGTGACGCGCTATTATCAGCGCGCCGTCACGATCACCGATGTGGAACAGCTTGCCGGAGCCATGACCGAACAGCTTGCCGGGCTGTTCGAAGTCGATCCGAAAAAGCGGGCCAAGGCGGGCCTGCGGCGGGCGGGGTAA
- a CDS encoding aminopeptidase P family protein translates to MFQSFETTSDPAAGPGRLARLRDHLRAEGLAGFLIPRADVHQGEYVAARDERLQWLTGFTGSAGFAIVLPDVAGVFIDGRYRVQVKGQVDLAAYTPVPWPEVKPGQWIRDHLETGVVGFDPWLHSADEIARIEAALEGSGVTLRAVANAVDAIWPDQPAPPAGAAFPHPVTLAGETSVEKRTRLAANLRKDGQSAAVITLPDSLCWLLNLRGADVPRNPILHGFAILHDDGSVDAFLASAKLNDAARNALDVSVRLHAPADFAPAIKALTGTIRVDRGTAPLAVSQLVAEGGATVAWGDDPCRLPKACKNAAEVAGMREAHLRDGAAVVEFLCWLDHEAPKGGLTEIDVVTALEGHRRATNVLHDISFDTICGAGRNGAIMHYRVTTETNRPVRQNELLLVDSGAQYADGTTDITRTIAVGDPGSEARDCYTRVLQGLIAISRARWPRGIAGRDLDALARFPLWVAGMDFDHGTGHGVGAFLSVHEGPQRISRISEVPLEPGMILSNEPGYYREGAFGIRLENLIVVQPAATLGDGRDQLSFETLTFAPFDRRLIRTDRLSPDERDWLNAYHAEVLARLSPRLSATARDWLQTACAQV, encoded by the coding sequence ATGTTCCAGAGCTTTGAGACGACCTCCGACCCGGCCGCCGGACCGGGGCGTCTGGCGCGCCTGCGCGATCATCTGCGCGCCGAAGGCTTGGCCGGGTTCCTGATCCCCCGCGCCGATGTACATCAGGGCGAATATGTCGCGGCACGCGATGAACGCTTGCAATGGCTCACGGGTTTCACCGGCTCTGCGGGCTTTGCCATCGTGCTGCCGGATGTGGCAGGCGTGTTCATCGACGGTCGGTATCGCGTGCAAGTGAAAGGCCAGGTCGATCTTGCTGCCTATACCCCCGTTCCTTGGCCCGAGGTGAAGCCGGGGCAATGGATCCGCGATCATCTGGAGACAGGCGTGGTGGGGTTCGACCCGTGGCTGCACAGCGCCGATGAAATCGCCCGGATCGAGGCCGCGCTGGAAGGATCGGGTGTGACCCTGCGCGCCGTCGCCAATGCCGTCGATGCGATCTGGCCCGATCAGCCCGCCCCGCCTGCGGGCGCGGCCTTCCCCCATCCTGTCACATTGGCGGGGGAAACGTCGGTCGAGAAACGCACCCGGCTGGCGGCAAACCTGCGCAAGGACGGGCAGTCGGCGGCGGTGATCACCCTGCCCGACTCGCTGTGCTGGCTGCTCAACCTGCGCGGCGCAGATGTCCCGCGCAATCCGATCCTGCACGGCTTTGCCATCCTGCATGATGACGGGTCGGTCGATGCCTTCCTCGCCTCCGCCAAACTCAATGACGCGGCGCGCAATGCGCTGGATGTGAGCGTCCGCCTGCACGCGCCCGCCGATTTTGCCCCCGCGATCAAGGCGTTGACCGGCACCATTCGGGTGGATCGCGGCACCGCGCCGCTGGCCGTGTCGCAGCTGGTTGCAGAGGGAGGCGCAACCGTCGCCTGGGGCGACGATCCCTGCCGCCTGCCCAAGGCCTGCAAGAACGCCGCCGAAGTGGCCGGAATGCGCGAGGCGCATCTGCGTGACGGCGCGGCGGTGGTGGAATTTCTCTGCTGGCTGGACCATGAGGCCCCAAAGGGCGGGCTGACCGAAATCGACGTCGTCACCGCGCTTGAAGGCCATCGCAGGGCGACGAACGTGCTGCATGATATCAGCTTTGATACGATCTGCGGCGCAGGCCGGAACGGCGCGATCATGCATTACCGCGTGACAACCGAGACAAACCGCCCCGTGCGGCAGAACGAACTCCTGCTGGTCGACAGCGGCGCGCAATATGCCGATGGCACCACCGATATCACCCGTACCATCGCCGTGGGCGATCCGGGGTCCGAGGCGCGCGATTGCTATACCCGTGTGCTCCAAGGCCTGATCGCCATTTCCCGCGCCCGCTGGCCGCGCGGCATCGCCGGGCGCGATCTCGACGCGCTGGCGCGCTTCCCGCTTTGGGTTGCGGGCATGGATTTTGACCACGGCACCGGCCATGGCGTGGGGGCCTTCCTGTCGGTGCATGAAGGGCCGCAGCGCATTTCCCGCATTTCCGAGGTGCCGCTTGAACCCGGCATGATCCTGTCGAACGAGCCGGGCTATTACCGCGAAGGCGCCTTCGGGATTCGGCTGGAAAATCTGATCGTGGTCCAACCCGCGGCCACACTGGGCGACGGGCGTGACCAACTCAGCTTTGAAACGCTCACCTTCGCCCCGTTCGACCGCCGCCTGATCCGCACTGACCGCCTGTCGCCGGATGAACGCGACTGGCTGAACGCCTATCATGCCGAGGTGCTGGCGCGGCTCTCCCCCCGCCTGTCCGCGACAGCGCGAGACTGGCTGCAAACCGCCTGCGCCCAAGTTTAA
- a CDS encoding DUF427 domain-containing protein, translating to MTTTLEIRPVPGRYIIRASGAIIGETDRALELIEGSRAPVIYVPREDVAMALLDASDRHTTCPHKGEARYYSVTTPEARLDNAVWSYENPIAGAEAIAGHLAFYEDKVRVEPR from the coding sequence ATGACAACGACCTTGGAAATCAGGCCCGTCCCGGGCCGCTATATCATCAGGGCCAGCGGGGCCATCATCGGCGAAACGGATCGCGCGCTTGAACTGATCGAGGGATCGCGCGCCCCGGTGATCTATGTCCCGCGCGAAGATGTTGCGATGGCGCTGCTTGATGCCAGCGACCGACACACCACCTGCCCGCACAAGGGCGAGGCCCGTTATTACAGCGTTACCACGCCCGAAGCGCGGCTCGACAACGCGGTCTGGTCTTACGAAAACCCCATTGCGGGGGCCGAGGCCATCGCGGGGCATCTGGCCTTTTACGAAGACAAAGTCCGGGTCGAACCGCGCTAG
- a CDS encoding SufE family protein, with translation MATPAFEDLTETFEFLDDWEDRYRHVIELGKAFAPMDDALKVPATKVQGCASQVWIQPVISDGRFDFQGDSDAMIVKGLIAVLHTLYAGLPVAEVVAVDAPAELGRLGLTDHLSSQRSNGLRAMVERIRHVAAEAAA, from the coding sequence ATGGCCACCCCCGCCTTTGAAGACCTGACTGAGACCTTTGAATTCCTGGATGACTGGGAAGACCGCTATCGTCATGTGATCGAACTGGGCAAGGCCTTTGCCCCGATGGATGACGCGCTGAAGGTGCCTGCAACCAAGGTGCAGGGCTGTGCGAGCCAGGTGTGGATTCAGCCGGTCATCAGCGATGGCCGCTTCGATTTTCAGGGCGACAGCGACGCGATGATCGTGAAGGGGCTGATCGCCGTGCTGCATACCCTTTACGCCGGATTGCCGGTGGCCGAAGTCGTAGCGGTGGATGCCCCTGCCGAGCTTGGGCGGCTGGGGTTGACGGATCATCTGTCGTCGCAGCGGTCCAACGGGCTGCGTGCGATGGTGGAACGCATCCGGCACGTGGCGGCAGAGGCAGCGGCCTAG
- the rnd gene encoding ribonuclease D, whose product MRTITTTEDLAAFCEAAKSQPYVTIDTEFLRERTYWSKLCLIQMALPGKTGDAVLVDPIAGEDMSMEPLYDLFRHKATVKVFHAARQDLEIFFVEGKVFPDPLFDTQIAAMVCGFGEQVGYETLVKKIAKENLDKTSRFTDWSRRPLSSAQQEYALADVTHLRVIYEWLAGQLAKNGRTRWVEEELSILTDPATYTVHPDEAWLRVKTRTTSGRFLAVVKELARFREEYAQRLNVPRSRVMKDDALLELASTRPTSMEELGRSRLLLREGRKPEIADGILAAIKAGMEMKSEDMPKPDLSREQLQVNPALADLLRVLLKAKSEQLGVASKLIASAADLDAIAAGEREVEALTGWRFEAFGEDALRLCKGEIALSAKGTEVRVVRL is encoded by the coding sequence ATGCGTACAATAACAACGACCGAAGACCTCGCCGCCTTCTGTGAAGCCGCAAAATCCCAGCCCTATGTGACCATCGACACCGAATTCCTGCGGGAACGGACCTATTGGTCAAAGCTGTGCCTGATCCAGATGGCGCTGCCGGGCAAGACCGGGGATGCCGTGCTGGTCGATCCCATCGCGGGCGAAGACATGAGCATGGAGCCGCTTTACGACCTGTTCCGCCACAAGGCGACGGTCAAGGTGTTCCACGCCGCGCGGCAGGATCTGGAAATCTTTTTTGTCGAAGGCAAGGTGTTCCCCGATCCGCTGTTCGACACGCAGATCGCCGCCATGGTCTGCGGCTTTGGCGAACAGGTGGGCTATGAAACGCTCGTCAAGAAGATTGCCAAGGAAAACCTCGACAAGACATCGCGCTTTACTGATTGGTCGCGGCGGCCCTTGTCGAGCGCGCAGCAGGAATATGCCCTGGCCGATGTCACCCATCTGCGGGTGATCTATGAATGGCTGGCGGGGCAGTTGGCCAAGAATGGCCGCACACGCTGGGTGGAAGAAGAACTGTCGATCCTGACCGATCCAGCCACCTATACGGTGCATCCTGATGAGGCCTGGCTGCGGGTGAAGACGCGCACCACCTCGGGGCGGTTTCTGGCGGTGGTCAAGGAACTGGCGCGCTTCCGCGAGGAATATGCCCAACGTCTGAACGTGCCCCGGTCGCGGGTGATGAAGGATGATGCTCTGCTGGAGCTGGCATCGACCCGGCCCACATCCATGGAAGAGCTGGGCCGGTCGCGGCTGCTGCTGCGCGAGGGGCGCAAACCCGAGATTGCCGATGGCATTCTGGCCGCGATCAAGGCGGGGATGGAGATGAAATCCGAAGACATGCCCAAGCCCGACCTGAGCCGCGAACAGTTGCAGGTCAACCCGGCGCTGGCCGATCTGCTGCGGGTGCTGCTCAAGGCCAAATCGGAACAGTTGGGGGTGGCGTCGAAGCTGATCGCCTCTGCCGCTGATCTGGATGCCATCGCGGCGGGCGAGCGCGAGGTTGAGGCGCTGACCGGATGGCGGTTTGAGGCGTTTGGCGAGGATGCGCTGCGCCTGTGCAAGGGCGAGATCGCCCTGTCTGCCAAGGGAACGGAAGTGCGGGTGGTGCGTCTGTGA
- the purN gene encoding phosphoribosylglycinamide formyltransferase codes for MTARVAILISGGGSNMMALVRDMLGGNHPAQPVLVASNDPGAQGLTKAAAFGVPVAAVDHRPFGKDRAAFEAALVEPILAAQPDILCLAGFMRVLTPAFVNRFAGRMLNIHPSLLPKYPGLHTHQRALDAGDTEAGCTVHEVTPVLDDGPILGQARVPVLPGDNADMLAARVLVQEHRLYPAVLRRFAVGERRPLYL; via the coding sequence GTGACAGCCCGCGTCGCCATCCTGATATCCGGGGGTGGGTCGAATATGATGGCGCTGGTGCGGGATATGCTGGGGGGGAACCATCCGGCACAGCCCGTTCTGGTGGCATCGAACGATCCGGGCGCGCAGGGGCTGACAAAGGCCGCAGCGTTCGGCGTGCCGGTGGCGGCGGTGGATCACCGCCCCTTTGGCAAAGACCGCGCTGCGTTCGAGGCGGCGCTGGTGGAGCCGATCCTTGCCGCGCAGCCCGATATCCTTTGCCTTGCCGGGTTCATGCGGGTGCTTACACCTGCATTCGTGAACCGGTTCGCGGGGCGGATGCTGAACATCCACCCGTCGCTTTTGCCAAAATATCCCGGCCTGCACACCCATCAGCGCGCGCTGGATGCGGGGGATACTGAGGCCGGTTGCACCGTGCATGAGGTGACGCCGGTGCTTGATGATGGCCCCATTCTGGGGCAGGCGCGGGTGCCGGTGCTGCCGGGGGACAATGCCGACATGCTGGCCGCGCGGGTGCTGGTGCAGGAGCACCGTCTTTATCCTGCTGTGCTGCGCCGCTTTGCGGTGGGGGAGCGCCGGCCGCTTTACCTGTAG
- the purM gene encoding phosphoribosylformylglycinamidine cyclo-ligase, with the protein MTNGLTYAQAGVDIDAGNALVERIKPAAKRTARSGSMSGLGGFGALFDLKAAGYSDPILVAATDGVGTKLRIAIDTGNVDTIGIDLVAMCVNDLVCQGAEPLLFLDYFATGKLDVDQATRIIEGIATGCEASGCALIGGETAEMPGMYHKGDFDLAGFAVGAMERGADLPAGVAEGDVLLGLGSNGVHSNGYSFVRKVVELSGLGWDAASPFSDGALGEALLAPTRLYVKQALAAIRAGGVHGLAHITGGGLTENPPRVLPEGLACAIDLNAWTLPPVFRWLATTANMTQAELLKTFNCGIGMILVVAPDRAEAISALLAEMGETVFTLGHVVPGEGVVYSGKIL; encoded by the coding sequence ATGACGAACGGCCTTACCTATGCGCAGGCGGGTGTGGATATCGACGCGGGCAACGCGCTGGTCGAACGGATCAAGCCCGCGGCCAAGCGCACCGCCCGGTCGGGCAGCATGTCTGGCTTGGGCGGTTTTGGTGCGCTGTTCGATCTGAAGGCGGCGGGATACAGCGACCCGATCCTAGTGGCGGCGACCGATGGGGTGGGCACCAAGCTGCGCATCGCCATTGATACCGGGAATGTGGATACGATCGGCATCGACCTTGTCGCGATGTGCGTCAACGATCTGGTCTGTCAGGGCGCGGAGCCGCTGCTGTTTCTGGATTACTTCGCCACCGGCAAGTTGGACGTGGATCAGGCCACGCGGATCATCGAAGGCATCGCCACGGGCTGCGAGGCATCAGGCTGCGCGTTGATCGGCGGGGAAACGGCCGAGATGCCGGGGATGTATCACAAGGGCGATTTCGACCTTGCCGGGTTTGCCGTGGGCGCGATGGAGCGGGGGGCAGATCTGCCCGCCGGGGTGGCCGAGGGCGATGTGCTGTTGGGCCTTGGGTCCAACGGGGTGCATTCGAACGGCTACAGTTTCGTGCGCAAGGTGGTGGAACTGTCGGGGCTGGGGTGGGATGCGGCATCGCCATTCTCGGATGGCGCGCTGGGCGAGGCGCTGCTGGCGCCGACGCGGCTTTATGTGAAGCAGGCACTTGCTGCGATCCGGGCGGGGGGTGTGCATGGGTTGGCGCATATCACCGGGGGTGGCCTGACGGAAAACCCGCCGCGCGTGCTGCCCGAAGGGCTGGCCTGTGCGATCGACCTGAACGCCTGGACCCTGCCGCCGGTGTTCCGCTGGCTGGCGACAACGGCGAACATGACGCAGGCGGAACTGCTGAAAACTTTCAACTGCGGGATCGGGATGATCCTTGTGGTGGCCCCAGACCGGGCCGAGGCGATTTCCGCCCTGCTGGCAGAGATGGGTGAGACGGTCTTTACACTTGGTCATGTGGTGCCGGGGGAAGGCGTGGTCTATTCGGGCAAGATCCTGTGA
- a CDS encoding response regulator transcription factor — protein MDSIHIVVADDHPLLRGGVVLSLQEHGGFTVVAQAGTADDAVTAVEAHMPDVVLLDVSMPGSGLVAAATIARRFPAVAIVMLTVSEADDDLLAALRAGARGYVLKGVGAQELVDVLQGVVQGGSYVSPALAARVLAAMQGQGARDLPEVEALASREQEILRLVATGQSNKEIARALDLQEKTIKHHMTNILHKLQVRNRVEAALKAREMGL, from the coding sequence ATGGACAGCATCCATATCGTTGTTGCCGACGACCACCCGCTCTTGCGCGGCGGGGTGGTTCTTTCGTTGCAGGAGCATGGCGGGTTCACCGTGGTGGCGCAGGCCGGAACCGCCGATGACGCGGTGACAGCCGTCGAGGCGCATATGCCCGACGTCGTGTTGCTGGACGTGTCAATGCCGGGGTCGGGGCTGGTGGCGGCGGCCACCATCGCACGGCGTTTTCCTGCCGTGGCCATCGTTATGCTGACTGTGTCCGAAGCGGATGACGATCTGCTGGCCGCGCTTCGCGCAGGGGCACGGGGGTATGTGCTAAAGGGGGTCGGCGCACAGGAATTGGTGGATGTGCTGCAAGGTGTGGTTCAGGGCGGTTCCTACGTATCGCCCGCGCTGGCCGCGCGCGTTCTGGCGGCGATGCAGGGGCAGGGCGCCCGCGATCTGCCCGAAGTGGAGGCGCTGGCATCGCGCGAGCAAGAGATTCTGAGACTGGTCGCGACAGGCCAATCGAACAAGGAAATCGCCCGTGCGCTGGATCTTCAGGAAAAGACCATCAAGCACCACATGACCAATATCCTGCACAAGTTGCAGGTGCGCAACCGCGTGGAAGCTGCGCTGAAGGCGCGGGAAATGGGGCTTTAA